GACTGCCGGAAtatataacataaaaaaaataagaatgaaTCAGTACTAGGAAGGACTACGAATTGGAACTACGAATTGGACCAGGGACTTAAAGCTACGGATCGTATCCATGGATTAATGGAGTGGAGGGGCAATTGGTTCTTGCGGGCAGTCGACCTCCTCCATCGGAAGCAGGACGACCTTCGCAATGGGACGCTTGATGAGTCCCCGTGCCATCGACTCCTGGCAACACCGCGTCAATTCTGCCTAATCGCCACTCATTGGACGGAAGGTTGTCTTCCTTGATGACTAACATATCCCCGGCACGGAGATTTCTTGTAGGAGCTCGCCACTTATTCCGCTTATAGAGTTCCTTGAGgtactcctccttccatcgcAGACGAAAGTGCTGATGGAGAGCCTTCAGGTGTTGCCAGCGGTTTATAATGGATGTGGTGGCCCCCTTTATTTTGGGTTCAACCACGTCGAGGAGAGGGCCTCCAACAAGAAAGTGCCCAGGCGTAAGTGCCAACAAGTCGGCGGGGTCTTCGGACATTGGAGCGAGCGGACGCGAAATCAGGCACGCTTCGATTCTAGCCAGAAGTGTGAAAAGCTCTTCAAACGTGTACTTTCGCGTGGCCGTAGACTTGTAAAACAAGGTTTTGAAGCTTTTTACGCCTGCTGCCGGAGAAATGAACTGCCAGAGCAGCTGCTGGTGACTATAGGCCCCCGTCACAGCCTCGTTGAGAGCGTGGAGAAAGTCTCGGGAGAGTTGGGCCGCCGCCCCCACAAACGTCTTTCCGTTGTCCGAGTGAATTTGACGGGGGCATCCTCTTCGGGACACGAAACGGGCAAAGCGGCGAGGAACTTTTCCGTAGTAAGGTCGGATGTAGGCTCTAAGTGGATGGCCTTAGTGAAGAAGCACGCCAACACCAACACATACCTCTTGGTGATGAGACAGGCTCGTCCCGTATAAATCTTGATGTCGAAGGGACCGGCATAGTCCATGCCAGTGTGTGTGAATGGACGCGAGAAAGAGGTCCGTTCCTTTGGCAAGTCTTCCATAAGTTGCGTTTGCAACTTCCTTTTGTGGATGACGCATACCTTGCACGAATATATGACACACATAACCAAATTCCTCACCCTTGGGATCCACAACTTGGAACGGATCAGACGGATTATTAGCTGATTACCGCCGTGCAGCGTTATCCGATGCGTAAAATGGACGATGAGTTGAGACAGATGGCAGTCGTATGATGATAGGATGATAGGCTGTCGTTCGTTGTATTGGAGAAGTTCGGAAGTTGTGACCCGGCCGCATGCTCCCATGAGCCCATTAGAGTCAAGGAATGGGTTCAAATTTTGAAACAGACTGGATGTGAGATCTGGTCGTTTTTGTCTTAAACAGCCCATCTCAAGGACGAAGTGCCTGCGTTGCGTAACGGAAATAAGAAGTCGGTTAGCTGACACGATTTCAGAAGCTGTCAAGTGATCCTCTACCGACGACATGAGCTTCCGCGAGCGCTGGATGAAGCGCTGGACGTAGGTGAGAACTCGCAACGCCTTGTCGAGTGTGGAAAAACGCTCAAGAATGTCTTCAGGAGGAACCTTCTCAACATGGAATTTGACTGCTCGCTTCTCGAGTTCAGTTACAGGGGAGACATCGCCTTGAATGGGCCACTCGCTTCGAGGCCTTCGCAACCAGGCAGGACCATGTCACCACAGTTGGTTCCCCGGCAGGCTAGATCTGCCTGGTTATGCAACCAGGCGAGAACGATTGTAGAGTCCGTCCAACAGTGCAAGGCGGACGCAGGTCCGGGCATCATCGGAAGGATGGAGTCCGCCATCTCGGACCAGAGCAAGGCTCCGCACAGCTCGAGCTTTACCGCGGACCCAGCCCCCACCCGGACGTAAATGGCGGCTCCGTTCCTTCCGGGATGCGTCGCAGAATCCATGATGCTCGATGTTTAAATGCGGTCGGAACGTGACCCATCGGGGATGCGAATATTGTCAAGTGCGGAGTAATTCCCCAGGAAATCAACCCATCATTGATAAAAATCTTAAGGAAGGGTATCGTCCCACCCTAGATCATGGAACCAAATGTTCTGCATATACATCTTTGCTCGGACAACGAAGGGGGCTAGACAGCCTGCCGGATCAAAAAGTTTGGCAATTTGAGATAGGACTTGACACTTGGTGAACGACGATCCCGATATCAATTTTGGCGGAATGAAGAAAAACTCGTCGGACGTCGCTTTCCACCGCACGCCGAGAGTTTTAGCCGTGCTTTCTGAGTCGATTTCCAGGAAATCGAAGTGAAGGAGATGGTCACTCGGGATATTGGCCAAAATCGCCTTACTATTGGAGGTCCACTTCCTGAGCGGGAACCCCGCCGAACTCAGGGCCCCCTGGACTCTTCGTCGTCTGCGAGCTGTTGCAGGACTCGGATCGCTAAGAAAGGGGCACAATTGACTCCGAAGGTGACCGTTTTTAATTCGTAGTCGCGGATTTCCTCCTCGGGATTGCGAAACAGAATCCTTTAGAATGGAGTATGGTTGGGGTCGGCATTAAAAACGAACCTAAAGTATcgccactttagaatttgaaTTGTGAGGTCGGTTTGTAAGACCGGGCCTGCGTAGAGAATATCGTTAAGGCTTGTTCCGTTTGCGAAAGGGCTCGAGGCGTTGAAGACCACCCGCACCTTAGTGGTTGTGCTTTCGGGCTTGAGCACCGCATGATGCGGAAGGTAGTACGTAGCGGAACGGCTCCTCGAAAAAACCTTGGCCATGTGACCTAAGTCGAGCTGTTCTTGGATCACAGAGTCGTATCGGGCCTTGATGGGAGGATCCCTCTTTAGGCGCTGTTCGTTACGCAGAAATTCAGCTAGAGCGAGGGATCGTGACGGTGAGAGATCGGAACCACTATGCTCGGGGTCGCGCAAAAAAATTTGGTGAGGAGCTGGTCCAGCGAGTCGTCGAATCCGCAGATAACTCGTGTGGAGAAGGCGGACACATTTCGGGATGCAG
Above is a genomic segment from Drosophila kikkawai strain 14028-0561.14 chromosome 3R, DkikHiC1v2, whole genome shotgun sequence containing:
- the LOC138928697 gene encoding uncharacterized protein, translated to MDYAGPFDIKIYTGRACLITKRAYIRPYYGKVPRRFARFVSRRGCPRQIHSDNGKTFVGAAAQLSRDFLHALNEAVTGAYSHQQLLWQFISPAAGVKSFKTLFYKSTATRKYTFEELFTLLARIEACLISRPLAPMSEDPADLLALTPGHFLVGGPLLDVVEPKIKGATTSIINRWQHLKALHQHFRLRWKEEYLKELYKRNKWRAPTRNLRAGDMLVIKEDNLPSNEWRLGRIDAVLPGVDGTGTHQASHCEGRPASDGGGRLPARTNCPSTPLIHGYDP